From a region of the Chitinophaga caseinilytica genome:
- a CDS encoding TCR/Tet family MFS transporter — MRRFSGPLTFIFITLLIDFIGFGIIMPVVPKLIEQLIGGNESDAAWYGGWLTFAYAFMQFFFAPILGGLSDKYGRRPVLLLSMAGMGIDYLFLAYAPTIFWLFVGRIFIGITGASMTAASAYIADVSTPEKRAQNFGLLGMAVGIGFMLGPVIGGLVSHAWGLRAPFFLTAGLSLLNALYGYFILPESLKPENRRPFDWSRANPWGGLRQMKRYRYIYPLLGSVALIYTAIHAIQSNWTYYTMFVFKWTETMVGYSLSFAGLMLIIVQGGLIRIVLPKLGYHRAVYIGLLIYGVSFLLFALATEGWMMFPILGLYGLGGIFGPSLQGVVSNQVPANEQGELQGTFTSLISLTNIVGPLLMTGLFHFSTQEGALVHLPSAPFLMAAILTLLGAMLAIRAFRKHTKAELK; from the coding sequence ATGCGGCGATTCTCGGGGCCATTGACCTTCATTTTCATTACGTTACTTATCGACTTTATCGGCTTCGGGATCATCATGCCCGTGGTACCCAAACTGATCGAACAACTGATCGGCGGCAACGAAAGCGATGCTGCCTGGTACGGCGGATGGCTCACTTTCGCCTACGCCTTCATGCAATTCTTCTTCGCCCCCATCCTCGGCGGCCTGTCCGATAAATACGGCCGCCGGCCGGTACTGCTGCTGTCTATGGCCGGCATGGGCATCGATTACCTGTTCCTCGCCTATGCGCCCACGATCTTCTGGCTGTTCGTAGGCCGGATTTTCATCGGGATCACCGGCGCCAGCATGACGGCCGCATCCGCCTACATCGCCGACGTCAGCACGCCGGAAAAGCGCGCGCAGAACTTTGGTTTGCTGGGCATGGCCGTCGGTATCGGGTTCATGCTCGGGCCGGTGATCGGCGGGCTGGTGAGCCATGCCTGGGGGCTGCGGGCGCCGTTTTTCTTAACGGCGGGGCTTTCGCTCCTCAATGCGCTCTACGGCTATTTCATTCTCCCCGAATCGCTGAAACCGGAGAACCGGCGGCCGTTCGACTGGTCGCGCGCCAACCCCTGGGGCGGGCTGCGGCAGATGAAGCGGTACCGGTACATTTATCCGCTGCTGGGCTCCGTGGCGCTGATTTACACGGCTATTCACGCCATCCAGAGCAACTGGACGTATTATACCATGTTCGTGTTTAAATGGACGGAAACGATGGTGGGGTATTCGCTTTCTTTCGCGGGATTGATGCTCATCATCGTGCAGGGTGGGCTGATCCGCATTGTGCTGCCGAAGCTTGGCTACCACCGGGCGGTGTATATCGGGCTCCTGATTTACGGGGTTTCTTTCCTGCTGTTCGCGCTGGCAACGGAGGGGTGGATGATGTTCCCCATTCTGGGCCTGTACGGCCTGGGCGGGATTTTCGGGCCCAGCCTGCAGGGCGTGGTCTCCAACCAGGTGCCTGCCAACGAGCAGGGCGAGCTGCAGGGCACGTTTACCAGTCTGATCAGTTTGACGAACATCGTGGGGCCGTTGCTGATGACGGGCCTTTTCCACTTCAGCACGCAGGAAGGCGCGCTGGTCCATCTCCCGTCTGCCCCCTTCCTCATGGCGGCCATTCTCACGCTGTTGGGCGCCATGCTGGCCATCCGGGCGTTCCGGAAGCATACGAAAGCGGAGCTGAAGTAA
- a CDS encoding pyruvate carboxylase, translated as MSDSSLKRIHKLLVANRGEIAVRILRAASELRIRTVAIFTYEDRYSLHRYKADEAYQIGKDDDPLKPYLDVEAIIHMAKSQGVDAIHPGYGFLSENVTFARRCREEGIIFVGPDPEVMAQLGDKVAAKTLARRVNVPLIEDSQVKLENVETVRKEALRIGLPVILKAAAGGGGRGMRVVRDESQLERSFLEARSEAGKAFGDDTIFIEKFIEEPKHIEVQLMGDNYGNIVHLYERDCSVQRRFQKVVEIAPSPNLPVETREEVYKYALALAREVKYNNVGTVEFLVDRQNKVYFIEVNPRIQVEHTVTEEVTGIDIVRSQILIAKGHQLSDPEIFLKSQDDVRLNGFAIQCRVTTEDPENNFTPDYGTVIAYRNAGGFGIRLDEGSAYSGVKISPFFDSMLVKVTASGRTLSGAAGRLHRTLKEFRIRGVKTNIRFLENVITHDIFRKGNCTVGFIDQHPELFKLSPIRDRATKTLMYLADVTVNGHVDVKGKHDGRKFRVPHVPSFDPLAPVPEGTRNKLLTMGREEFTKWLRNEKPVYFTDTTYRDAHQSLLATRVRTNDILAVAEGYARNNPQLFSMEVWGGATFDVAMRFLHECPWRRLQLMRQAMPNVLLQMLFRGSNAVGYSAYPENLIAKFIEKAAENGIDIFRIFDSLNDIEAMTPSIGFVRNNTTSLAQAAISYTGDILHKDNKKYTLDYYVSLAKRLEDAGAHMLCIKDMAGLLKPQAATVLVGALKDAVKLPIVLHTHDTASVQAATYLKAIEAGVNAVDCAIASLSGLTSQPNLNAMAAILEGHERSQFMNLPSLNEYSNYWEDVREYYYPFESDMKAGTAQVYQNEIPGGQYSNLRQQAESLGLGDKLEIIKHNYAVVNDLFGDIVKVTPSSKVVGDMALFMTANGLTAADVLDESRNLAFPASVQGFFKGEIGQPYQGFPEKMQKIVLKGQEPLKGKPNAHLAPVDFDKDFAAFQLKYPLAEFLDYLSYHMFPKVFEEYYQHAQVYGNVEAIPTPAFFYGLKLGEEILITLGKGKTIIVKLLYVLPADESGMRTVVFELNGYARRVQVRDRSVKSEVPANKKVSNPDQEVGAPLQGKLSKILVKTGDTIGANTPLFIIEAMKMETTVTATRESKVKSILLREGTMVQQDDLVVELE; from the coding sequence ATGTCTGATTCATCGCTCAAAAGGATACACAAGCTGTTAGTGGCCAACCGCGGCGAGATCGCCGTTCGGATTTTAAGGGCAGCATCGGAATTACGGATCAGAACCGTAGCGATCTTTACTTATGAAGACCGTTATTCCCTCCACCGTTACAAGGCTGACGAAGCCTACCAGATCGGGAAGGACGATGATCCGCTGAAGCCTTACCTCGACGTGGAAGCGATCATCCACATGGCGAAGAGCCAGGGGGTAGACGCCATCCATCCCGGATACGGCTTCCTGAGTGAAAACGTGACCTTCGCCCGCCGATGCCGCGAGGAAGGGATCATTTTCGTAGGGCCCGATCCGGAAGTCATGGCCCAGTTGGGCGACAAGGTAGCCGCCAAAACTTTGGCGCGCCGTGTGAACGTGCCCCTGATCGAAGACAGCCAGGTGAAGCTGGAAAACGTGGAAACCGTCAGGAAGGAAGCCCTTCGCATAGGCCTCCCCGTTATCCTCAAGGCTGCGGCCGGCGGCGGCGGGCGCGGTATGCGCGTGGTGCGCGACGAAAGCCAGCTGGAACGCTCTTTCCTCGAAGCCCGCAGCGAAGCCGGCAAAGCTTTCGGGGACGACACCATCTTCATCGAAAAGTTCATCGAAGAGCCCAAGCACATCGAAGTACAGCTGATGGGCGACAATTACGGCAACATCGTGCATCTCTATGAACGCGATTGCTCCGTGCAGCGCCGTTTCCAGAAAGTGGTGGAAATCGCTCCCTCGCCGAACCTCCCCGTGGAAACCCGCGAAGAAGTATATAAATATGCCCTCGCGCTCGCCCGCGAAGTGAAATACAATAACGTAGGCACCGTAGAATTCCTCGTAGACCGGCAGAACAAGGTCTACTTCATCGAAGTGAACCCCCGCATCCAGGTGGAGCACACGGTGACGGAAGAAGTGACCGGGATCGACATCGTGCGCTCCCAGATCCTCATCGCCAAAGGCCACCAACTGTCTGACCCCGAGATCTTCCTCAAAAGCCAGGACGACGTGCGCCTCAACGGTTTCGCCATCCAGTGCCGCGTAACCACGGAAGATCCGGAAAACAATTTCACCCCCGATTACGGCACCGTGATCGCCTATCGCAACGCCGGCGGCTTCGGTATCCGGCTCGACGAGGGCAGTGCCTATTCCGGTGTGAAGATTTCTCCCTTCTTCGATTCCATGCTGGTGAAAGTGACGGCATCGGGCCGCACGCTTTCCGGCGCCGCCGGCAGGCTGCACCGCACGCTGAAGGAGTTCCGCATCCGCGGCGTGAAAACCAATATCCGCTTCCTCGAAAACGTAATCACCCACGATATTTTCCGTAAAGGAAACTGTACGGTTGGCTTTATCGACCAGCACCCCGAGCTTTTCAAACTGTCGCCCATCCGCGACCGTGCCACGAAAACGCTCATGTACCTGGCAGACGTGACGGTAAACGGGCATGTAGACGTCAAAGGCAAGCATGATGGCCGCAAGTTCCGGGTACCGCACGTGCCTTCCTTCGACCCGCTGGCGCCGGTGCCCGAAGGCACGCGCAACAAGTTGCTCACCATGGGCCGCGAGGAATTCACCAAATGGCTCCGCAACGAAAAGCCCGTCTATTTCACTGACACCACCTACCGCGATGCGCACCAGAGCCTGCTGGCCACCCGCGTGCGCACCAACGATATCCTCGCCGTGGCGGAAGGGTATGCCCGCAACAACCCGCAGCTCTTCTCCATGGAGGTCTGGGGCGGCGCTACCTTCGATGTGGCCATGCGGTTCCTGCACGAATGCCCCTGGCGGAGGCTGCAGCTCATGCGCCAGGCCATGCCCAACGTGCTGCTCCAGATGCTGTTCCGCGGCTCCAACGCAGTAGGGTACTCCGCTTACCCGGAAAACCTCATCGCCAAATTCATCGAAAAAGCAGCGGAAAACGGGATCGACATCTTCCGCATCTTCGATTCCCTCAACGATATCGAGGCCATGACACCCTCCATCGGGTTCGTGCGCAACAATACGACCTCCCTGGCACAGGCCGCCATCAGCTACACCGGCGATATCCTGCACAAGGACAATAAAAAATATACGCTCGATTATTACGTTTCCCTCGCCAAACGCCTGGAAGACGCCGGCGCGCACATGCTCTGCATCAAGGACATGGCCGGTCTCCTCAAGCCGCAGGCCGCCACCGTGCTCGTTGGCGCCCTGAAAGACGCGGTGAAGCTCCCGATCGTACTCCATACCCACGACACCGCCTCCGTTCAGGCCGCCACCTACCTGAAAGCCATCGAAGCCGGCGTAAATGCCGTGGATTGCGCCATCGCCTCCCTGAGCGGGCTCACTTCACAGCCCAACCTCAACGCCATGGCCGCCATTCTCGAAGGCCACGAGAGAAGCCAGTTCATGAACCTGCCGTCCCTCAACGAATACAGCAACTACTGGGAAGACGTCCGCGAATACTATTATCCCTTCGAATCGGATATGAAAGCCGGTACCGCGCAGGTTTACCAAAACGAAATCCCCGGCGGCCAATACTCCAACCTCCGCCAACAGGCCGAATCCCTCGGGCTGGGCGATAAACTGGAGATCATCAAGCACAATTACGCCGTGGTGAACGACCTGTTCGGCGACATCGTGAAAGTGACCCCCAGCTCCAAAGTAGTGGGCGATATGGCACTGTTCATGACCGCCAACGGACTTACCGCCGCCGATGTGCTCGACGAATCCCGCAACCTGGCGTTCCCCGCCAGCGTACAGGGCTTCTTCAAAGGCGAGATCGGACAGCCTTACCAGGGCTTCCCCGAGAAAATGCAAAAGATCGTGCTGAAAGGGCAGGAGCCCCTGAAAGGCAAACCCAACGCACATCTTGCACCCGTCGATTTCGATAAGGACTTTGCCGCTTTCCAGCTGAAATACCCCCTGGCCGAATTCCTCGACTACCTCAGCTACCACATGTTCCCGAAAGTGTTCGAAGAATACTATCAGCATGCGCAGGTTTATGGTAACGTGGAAGCCATCCCCACACCCGCTTTCTTCTACGGGCTGAAACTGGGTGAGGAAATCCTCATCACGCTGGGCAAGGGCAAGACCATCATCGTAAAACTGCTCTACGTACTGCCGGCCGACGAAAGCGGCATGCGTACCGTAGTGTTCGAACTGAACGGTTACGCCCGCCGCGTGCAGGTGCGCGACCGCTCCGTGAAGAGCGAAGTGCCGGCCAATAAAAAGGTCAGCAATCCCGACCAGGAAGTGGGCGCACCGCTGCAGGGCAAACTGTCGAAAATACTGGTGAAAACCGGAGACACTATCGGCGCCAACACCCCGCTGTTCATCATCGAAGCCATGAAAATGGAAACAACGGTGACGGCCACACGCGAATCGAAAGTGAAATCCATCCTTCTCCGCGAAGGCACCATGGTTCAGCAAGACGACCTGGTGGTGGAACTCGAATAA
- a CDS encoding thiol-disulfide oxidoreductase DCC family protein — protein MHDKAVILFDGVCRFCNGSVNFVIRHDRADRFRFAPLQSDAGRSLLQTHGIDAGETDSFVLIRDGKSWVKSSAALRVARGLGFPWNLLWAFNIVPRFLRDAVYDWIARNRYRWFGKMDVCMVPDVRVRGKFL, from the coding sequence ATGCACGACAAGGCCGTCATATTGTTCGACGGCGTCTGCCGTTTTTGTAATGGCAGCGTGAATTTCGTGATCCGCCACGACCGGGCCGACCGGTTCCGGTTTGCGCCTTTGCAGTCGGATGCAGGTCGGTCGCTTTTGCAGACGCATGGGATCGACGCCGGGGAAACGGATTCTTTCGTCCTGATACGCGACGGGAAATCCTGGGTGAAGAGCTCGGCGGCTTTGCGGGTGGCCCGCGGGCTGGGGTTTCCCTGGAACCTGCTGTGGGCGTTCAACATCGTACCGCGGTTCCTGAGGGATGCGGTGTACGACTGGATCGCGCGGAACCGATACCGCTGGTTCGGGAAGATGGATGTTTGTATGGTCCCGGATGTGAGGGTTCGTGGGAAATTTCTTTGA
- a CDS encoding nucleoside-diphosphate kinase yields MSNKTFTMIKPDAVANGHIGGILDKICAAGFRITAMKLTRLSAEKAGEFYAVHKERPFYGELVEFMSSGHIVAAILEKENAVEDFRKLIGATNPAQAEEGTIRKIYAESIGRNAVHGSDSDENAAIEGNFFFSGLEKF; encoded by the coding sequence ATGAGCAACAAAACTTTCACCATGATCAAGCCCGACGCTGTGGCCAACGGGCACATCGGCGGCATTCTGGACAAGATCTGCGCTGCAGGCTTCCGCATTACCGCAATGAAACTGACCCGTCTTTCCGCTGAGAAAGCCGGCGAATTCTACGCTGTGCACAAAGAGCGCCCCTTCTACGGCGAGCTGGTTGAGTTCATGAGCAGCGGCCACATCGTGGCAGCGATCCTCGAAAAAGAGAACGCAGTGGAAGATTTCCGCAAACTGATCGGTGCTACCAACCCGGCCCAGGCTGAGGAAGGCACCATCCGCAAAATCTACGCTGAGTCTATCGGCCGTAACGCCGTTCACGGCTCCGATTCCGACGAAAACGCGGCTATCGAAGGCAATTTCTTCTTCTCCGGCCTGGAGAAGTTCTAA
- a CDS encoding DUF1328 domain-containing protein yields the protein MIRWAVIFLIIAIVAAIFGFGGIAAGAVGIAKILFFIFLVLFLISLITGLIRR from the coding sequence ATGATACGCTGGGCAGTTATTTTCCTCATCATCGCCATTGTGGCGGCCATATTCGGGTTCGGCGGCATCGCGGCGGGCGCCGTGGGCATCGCCAAGATCCTTTTCTTTATATTCCTGGTATTGTTCCTGATATCCCTCATCACCGGGCTTATCCGCCGGTAG
- a CDS encoding DHH family phosphoesterase encodes MKPIEDIKPLLESPKKVVITMHQKPDADAMGSSLAMYHYLRRKGHDVTVISPTNFPDFLKWMPGCDQVLDFESQNDKALKAIDGTEILFCLDFNAMSRTRNMEPVLEKLQSVKVLIDHHLEPQPVFDFGVSDTTAASTAQLVYEIIYRLGDEHYIDNDIAQCIYAGTMTDTGSFRFASTSARVHRMVADLLERGLEHEYIHQAIYDNFLENRLRFIGHSLLNRMEVFYETNTAIMAIPYSDLKRFDLQTGDTEGLVNFLLSIQGIKLAALIIDRNSEVKLSFRSKGNFDVNTFARKYFEGGGHFNAAGGRSADSLDRTVQRFIRAMHENEDILQ; translated from the coding sequence ATGAAGCCGATCGAGGATATCAAGCCACTGCTGGAAAGCCCCAAGAAGGTGGTCATCACCATGCATCAAAAACCGGATGCCGACGCTATGGGCTCTTCCCTGGCCATGTATCACTACCTGCGGCGTAAGGGTCACGACGTGACGGTAATTTCTCCCACCAACTTTCCCGACTTCCTGAAATGGATGCCCGGATGCGACCAGGTGCTGGATTTCGAGTCGCAGAACGATAAGGCCCTCAAAGCCATCGACGGCACCGAGATCCTTTTCTGCCTGGATTTCAACGCCATGAGCCGCACCCGCAACATGGAACCGGTTCTGGAAAAGCTGCAAAGCGTGAAAGTCCTCATAGACCATCACCTGGAGCCCCAGCCCGTATTCGACTTCGGTGTGAGCGACACTACCGCCGCCTCCACCGCCCAGCTCGTGTACGAGATCATCTACCGTTTGGGAGATGAACATTATATCGATAACGACATCGCCCAGTGCATCTACGCCGGCACCATGACCGATACGGGATCTTTCCGCTTCGCGTCTACCAGCGCCCGGGTACACCGCATGGTGGCCGATTTGCTGGAACGGGGGCTCGAACATGAGTACATCCACCAGGCCATTTATGATAATTTCCTCGAAAACCGCCTCCGGTTCATCGGCCATAGCCTCCTGAACCGTATGGAAGTCTTCTACGAAACAAATACCGCCATCATGGCGATCCCCTACAGCGACCTGAAACGGTTCGATCTGCAGACGGGAGACACGGAAGGACTGGTAAATTTCCTTTTATCCATCCAAGGCATTAAATTAGCGGCGCTGATCATCGACCGGAATTCCGAAGTGAAGCTGTCTTTCCGTTCCAAAGGCAACTTTGACGTAAACACCTTCGCCCGGAAATACTTCGAAGGCGGCGGCCATTTCAACGCCGCCGGCGGCAGAAGTGCCGATTCGCTCGATCGCACCGTTCAACGCTTCATCCGTGCCATGCACGAAAACGAAGATATTTTGCAATAA
- the purB gene encoding adenylosuccinate lyase yields the protein MQLQALTAISPVDGRYRGQLEELAPYFSEFALIRYRVQVEVEYFIALSEQKLFTLPKAKLPALRAVYRDFTVEQAQLVKDTEKVTNHDVKAVEYFLKNELKRLGLEDKLEWVHFGLTSQDVNNTATPLLWKEAIEHVYLPSISNLIIHLKKLAKDWKAVPMLARTHGQPASPTILGKEIQVFVERLEGQVKLLGEIPFAAKFGGATGNFNAHHVAFPAVNWEKFGNKFVNNILGLQRMQYTTQIEHYDNIAAQFDTLKRVNNILVDFSRDVWTYISMDYFKQKIKKNEVGSSAMPHKVNPIDFENAEGNLGIANALFEHLAAKLPISRLQRDLTDSTVLRNIGVPFAHSLLALKSLDKGLNKLILNAAKLHDDLEHNWAVVAEAIQTVLRRENYPQPYEALKELTRGGEQITQKTMHKFIDGLKITAALKKELKAITPHNYTGIH from the coding sequence ATGCAATTACAAGCTTTAACTGCTATTTCCCCGGTAGACGGGCGTTACAGAGGTCAGCTCGAAGAACTGGCCCCTTATTTTTCCGAATTTGCGTTGATCCGGTACCGTGTACAGGTGGAGGTGGAATACTTCATCGCCCTGTCCGAACAGAAGCTGTTCACCCTTCCCAAAGCCAAGCTTCCCGCCCTGCGCGCCGTTTACCGCGATTTCACCGTGGAACAGGCCCAGCTGGTGAAAGACACCGAAAAAGTGACGAACCACGACGTAAAGGCGGTAGAATACTTCCTGAAGAACGAATTGAAGCGCCTCGGGTTGGAAGACAAGCTGGAATGGGTGCATTTCGGACTCACTTCCCAGGATGTGAACAACACGGCCACGCCCCTGCTCTGGAAAGAGGCCATCGAGCATGTATACCTCCCTTCCATCTCCAACCTCATCATCCACCTGAAAAAGCTGGCCAAAGACTGGAAAGCCGTTCCCATGCTCGCCCGCACCCACGGCCAGCCCGCTTCCCCCACCATTCTCGGTAAAGAGATCCAGGTGTTCGTGGAGCGCCTGGAAGGCCAGGTGAAACTGCTCGGAGAAATCCCCTTCGCCGCTAAATTCGGTGGTGCTACCGGCAACTTCAACGCCCACCACGTAGCGTTTCCGGCGGTAAACTGGGAGAAATTCGGGAATAAATTCGTGAACAACATCCTCGGCCTGCAGCGTATGCAGTATACAACGCAGATCGAGCATTACGACAATATCGCGGCCCAGTTCGATACGCTGAAACGCGTGAACAACATCCTGGTAGACTTCTCCCGCGATGTATGGACGTACATTTCGATGGATTACTTCAAGCAGAAGATCAAGAAGAACGAAGTCGGCTCCTCTGCCATGCCGCATAAAGTGAACCCCATCGATTTCGAGAACGCCGAAGGCAACCTGGGCATCGCCAACGCGCTGTTCGAGCACCTGGCGGCCAAGCTGCCCATTTCGCGCCTGCAGCGCGACCTGACGGATTCCACCGTTCTCCGCAACATCGGCGTTCCCTTCGCGCATAGCCTCCTGGCGCTGAAGAGCCTCGACAAAGGGCTGAACAAGCTCATCCTCAACGCGGCCAAGCTGCACGACGACCTGGAGCACAACTGGGCGGTGGTGGCCGAAGCCATTCAGACCGTGCTGCGCCGCGAAAACTACCCCCAGCCTTACGAAGCGCTGAAAGAGCTCACGCGCGGCGGGGAACAGATCACGCAGAAAACGATGCACAAATTTATCGACGGACTGAAGATCACTGCCGCCCTGAAAAAGGAGCTGAAAGCGATCACGCCGCATAACTATACCGGGATCCACTAA
- a CDS encoding menaquinone biosynthesis protein, whose translation MERKVKVAAVSYLNTKPLLYGFREHPVLRNMELTVDYPAKIAGELVDGTVDVGLVPVAIIPKMKESHIISDFCIGAEGPVASVCLFSEVPLQDIKRIYLDYQSRTSVALLKVLVREYWRLNVEFVETTGDYQHLITGTDAALVIGDRALSQRLISSFIYDLAEHWIRFTSLPFVFAAWISNKPLDIKFIQQFNDANAIGLNNIPAVVGENTYGAYDLTVYYTKNISYRLTPSKRQGLSRFLSYLQ comes from the coding sequence TTGGAACGGAAAGTAAAAGTAGCAGCAGTGAGTTATCTGAATACGAAGCCTTTATTATACGGATTCAGGGAACACCCGGTACTGCGGAACATGGAACTGACGGTGGATTACCCGGCAAAAATAGCCGGTGAACTGGTGGATGGAACGGTGGACGTAGGGCTCGTTCCGGTAGCGATCATCCCGAAAATGAAGGAATCGCACATTATTTCCGATTTCTGCATCGGCGCGGAAGGCCCGGTAGCGTCTGTCTGCCTCTTCAGCGAAGTGCCCCTGCAGGATATCAAAAGAATTTACCTCGATTACCAGAGCCGCACCTCCGTGGCGCTCCTGAAAGTGCTCGTGCGCGAATACTGGCGCCTGAACGTGGAATTCGTGGAAACCACGGGCGATTACCAGCACCTCATCACCGGAACGGACGCCGCCCTCGTCATCGGCGACCGCGCCCTGTCCCAGCGGCTGATCTCCTCGTTCATCTACGACCTGGCCGAGCACTGGATCCGCTTCACCAGCCTGCCTTTCGTGTTCGCAGCCTGGATCAGCAACAAACCGCTGGATATCAAGTTCATCCAGCAGTTCAACGACGCCAACGCCATCGGCCTCAACAATATCCCCGCCGTGGTGGGTGAAAACACGTATGGCGCTTACGATCTGACCGTCTATTACACCAAAAACATCAGCTACCGACTCACGCCCAGCAAACGCCAGGGTTTATCGCGTTTTTTGAGCTATCTGCAATAA
- a CDS encoding FKBP-type peptidyl-prolyl cis-trans isomerase, with amino-acid sequence MKTNNLLLVALGGLALASCGKSGPRKTPGGIEFIVPKEGKGDKLKEGDTIVVHFSSYLNDSLMMSSREQAPTGMPLVLQKTQNKYDLMDGFAMLTEGDSAVFLLPVDSMPQMPPMAKKGDVMKVAFVVETKYSSAKQNQKDEKEIAEYIKKNNLNTRKSPKGVYIAETVVGTGVQAKAGDEVSVNYTGKLLDGTKFDSNTDSTLRPGMPLEPLKFNVGEGRVIPGWDDALAQLKVGSKATIVIPSSLAYGLNGSGPFIKPNSILVFDVELLDVKPAAAAPVAPVAPAPSK; translated from the coding sequence ATGAAAACAAACAATCTGTTACTTGTTGCGCTGGGAGGTCTTGCTCTGGCCAGCTGCGGTAAAAGCGGCCCGAGAAAAACCCCGGGTGGCATCGAGTTCATCGTTCCTAAAGAAGGTAAGGGTGACAAACTGAAAGAAGGCGATACCATCGTAGTTCACTTCTCTTCTTACCTGAACGACTCCCTCATGATGTCGTCCCGCGAGCAGGCACCCACCGGTATGCCGCTGGTACTGCAGAAAACCCAGAACAAGTATGACCTCATGGACGGCTTCGCGATGCTGACCGAAGGCGACAGCGCCGTGTTCCTGCTGCCTGTGGATTCCATGCCGCAAATGCCTCCCATGGCTAAAAAAGGCGACGTAATGAAAGTTGCGTTCGTGGTGGAAACCAAGTACTCTTCTGCCAAACAAAACCAGAAAGACGAAAAGGAAATCGCTGAATACATCAAGAAGAACAACCTGAACACCCGCAAGTCTCCCAAAGGCGTTTACATCGCCGAGACGGTTGTTGGTACTGGCGTACAAGCCAAAGCCGGCGACGAAGTGAGCGTGAACTACACCGGTAAACTGCTTGACGGTACCAAGTTCGATTCCAATACCGACAGCACCCTGCGCCCCGGCATGCCGCTGGAGCCCCTGAAATTCAACGTAGGCGAAGGCCGCGTGATTCCGGGATGGGACGATGCGCTGGCCCAGCTGAAAGTGGGTTCCAAAGCCACCATCGTAATCCCGTCTTCCCTGGCTTACGGCCTGAACGGCTCCGGCCCCTTCATCAAGCCGAACAGCATCCTGGTGTTCGACGTGGAACTGCTCGACGTGAAACCCGCCGCTGCAGCACCCGTTGCTCCCGTAGCTCCGGCTCCCTCCAAATAA
- a CDS encoding NADPH-dependent F420 reductase has protein sequence MKIAILGSGDVGLTLAAAFSERGHAVMIGTRHTQKEGLQDWLKAHPAAQSGTYSETAAFGDVIVLCTGWTGTKSAIEMAGIWNFKKKIVIDVTNPLDGKGPDAAGRLHLATGHAKSGGEQVQSWLQDAHVVKALNTIGNTRMVAPSYADGTPAMFIAGNDDLAKLAVTDILGQLGWKDVVDVGEIPMSRHLESMCVVWCAYGFRKGSWDHAFALLRK, from the coding sequence ATGAAGATCGCCATCCTCGGGTCCGGCGACGTAGGCCTGACGCTGGCCGCCGCTTTCTCAGAGCGCGGCCACGCCGTGATGATCGGGACCCGGCACACGCAAAAGGAAGGTTTGCAGGATTGGCTCAAAGCCCATCCCGCCGCCCAATCAGGCACATACTCGGAAACCGCCGCCTTCGGGGACGTTATCGTGCTTTGCACGGGGTGGACAGGCACCAAATCTGCCATCGAAATGGCCGGTATCTGGAATTTCAAGAAAAAGATCGTGATCGACGTGACCAACCCGCTGGACGGGAAAGGCCCCGACGCGGCCGGGCGCCTGCACCTGGCCACCGGCCACGCTAAATCGGGCGGGGAGCAGGTGCAGTCCTGGCTGCAGGACGCGCACGTCGTCAAAGCCCTCAATACCATCGGCAACACCCGGATGGTGGCGCCCTCGTACGCAGACGGTACCCCGGCCATGTTCATCGCCGGTAACGACGATCTGGCCAAGCTCGCCGTTACCGACATTCTTGGCCAGCTGGGATGGAAAGACGTTGTGGACGTGGGAGAAATCCCCATGAGCCGGCACCTCGAATCCATGTGTGTGGTCTGGTGCGCATACGGCTTCCGGAAAGGTAGCTGGGACCATGCCTTCGCCCTCCTCCGGAAATAA